The Gillisia sp. Hel_I_86 genome has a segment encoding these proteins:
- a CDS encoding patatin-like phospholipase family protein: protein MKNHLLLIAFLLAFSGFGQEKEEMKVGLVLSGGGAKGLAHIGALKVIEEAGIKIDYIGGTSMGAIVGGLYAAGYTANQLDSIFHEINFNILIQDDIPRSSKNFYEKEEDEKYVITLPFDNFNISFPSGLSKGQNIYNLMSKLTLHLGANQDFSKLPIPFFCIAADIETGEQVILESGSLAKAVSASGAIPSVFSPVTIDGKILTDGGIVNNYPVAELRKRGAEIVIGVDVQDSLADRKNLKGVFEILTQINNFRTIAHMEENIALTDVYIKPNIKGFNVLSFEKGSAIIDSGEVAARNKLKNLQLIKEKQGDKVSLPVKINMVDTINIDALSIEGNSSYPRAYVLGKLNLKYDSGYTIENLTDGINKLSATGNFNRINYSLTPKKDAYTLALQLEESQNKMFLRLGLHYDDLYKSAALVNLTKKSSLFANDVASLDVVLGDNFRYNFQYYIDKGYYWSLGVKSRYNTFNKGIPFDFVDSNADVDGIGINKIEVDYQDYTNQFYVETQFQQIFSFGVGLEHKYLKITTETLGNLTTSDNPNGTFEKSNYYSTFGYLKLDSFDNKHFPTKGVYFDGEFHLYLFSSDYNNNFNEFSIAKGTVGYVFTPFSKFTTRISSETGFRIGQGGPNSLDFFLGGYGNDFINNFIPFYGYDFISISGDAYIKWMLELDYELFKKNHIILSANFANVENELYSSGNWFSAPDYTGYALGYGLETFLGPVEVKYSYSPEIKQNEWFISVGFWF, encoded by the coding sequence ATGAAAAATCACCTGCTACTTATTGCTTTTTTACTTGCTTTTTCTGGATTTGGCCAGGAGAAGGAGGAAATGAAAGTAGGCTTGGTTTTAAGTGGGGGAGGAGCCAAAGGACTGGCGCATATTGGAGCTTTAAAGGTAATTGAAGAAGCAGGGATTAAAATAGATTATATAGGGGGGACTAGCATGGGAGCTATTGTTGGGGGCTTGTATGCTGCAGGCTATACTGCAAACCAGTTGGACTCTATTTTCCATGAGATCAATTTCAATATTCTAATACAAGATGATATTCCCAGAAGTTCAAAAAATTTTTACGAGAAAGAAGAAGATGAAAAATACGTAATAACCCTCCCGTTCGATAATTTTAATATCTCTTTTCCTTCAGGACTTTCCAAGGGACAAAATATTTATAACCTAATGTCCAAACTTACGCTGCATCTCGGTGCGAATCAAGATTTTAGTAAGTTGCCCATTCCATTTTTTTGTATTGCAGCAGATATTGAAACCGGGGAGCAAGTAATATTGGAAAGCGGATCCTTGGCAAAAGCTGTTTCGGCTAGCGGGGCCATCCCCTCTGTATTTAGTCCTGTAACCATAGATGGAAAGATATTGACAGATGGCGGGATTGTAAATAATTATCCTGTTGCAGAACTTAGAAAGCGGGGAGCAGAGATAGTTATTGGAGTGGATGTTCAGGATAGCTTGGCAGACAGAAAAAATTTAAAAGGCGTTTTCGAGATTCTTACCCAGATAAATAATTTTAGGACCATCGCTCATATGGAGGAGAATATAGCACTGACAGATGTCTATATCAAGCCAAATATCAAAGGTTTTAACGTGCTTTCTTTTGAAAAAGGTTCAGCAATCATAGATTCTGGTGAAGTAGCCGCGAGAAATAAATTGAAAAATCTTCAATTAATCAAAGAGAAGCAAGGAGATAAAGTAAGCCTTCCAGTAAAAATAAATATGGTAGATACCATTAACATCGACGCCCTTAGCATTGAAGGCAATAGTAGCTATCCAAGAGCGTATGTTCTGGGGAAACTGAATTTAAAATACGATTCCGGTTATACTATTGAAAATTTAACCGACGGCATCAATAAACTATCTGCTACGGGAAATTTCAATAGGATCAACTATAGCTTAACACCCAAAAAGGATGCCTATACCCTCGCTTTGCAATTGGAAGAAAGCCAAAATAAGATGTTTTTAAGGCTCGGTTTGCATTATGATGACTTGTACAAAAGTGCGGCACTAGTAAACCTTACCAAGAAAAGTTCTTTATTTGCGAACGATGTAGCTTCATTGGATGTGGTCTTGGGGGATAATTTCAGGTACAATTTTCAGTATTACATAGACAAAGGATATTATTGGAGTTTAGGGGTTAAGTCCAGATACAATACGTTCAATAAAGGAATTCCTTTTGATTTTGTGGATAGCAATGCAGATGTGGATGGTATTGGAATCAATAAGATCGAGGTAGATTATCAGGATTACACCAATCAATTTTATGTAGAAACACAATTTCAACAAATATTTTCTTTTGGGGTGGGGCTCGAACATAAATACCTGAAGATTACCACAGAAACTCTAGGGAATCTCACTACCAGTGATAATCCAAATGGGACTTTCGAAAAAAGCAATTACTACAGCACCTTTGGATATTTAAAACTGGATAGTTTTGATAACAAACATTTCCCCACCAAAGGTGTCTATTTCGACGGGGAATTTCATTTGTATTTGTTCTCTTCAGATTACAACAATAACTTTAACGAATTCTCCATAGCCAAAGGAACTGTGGGTTATGTATTTACTCCTTTCAGTAAATTTACAACTCGAATTTCTTCTGAAACAGGATTCAGAATTGGGCAAGGAGGCCCCAACTCCTTGGATTTCTTTCTTGGGGGTTATGGCAACGATTTTATAAATAATTTCATTCCGTTTTATGGGTACGATTTTATAAGTATTTCCGGCGATGCTTATATAAAATGGATGCTGGAATTGGATTATGAGCTTTTCAAAAAAAATCATATTATCCTGAGCGCCAATTTTGCGAATGTAGAGAACGAGTTATATTCTTCAGGAAACTGGTTTTCTGCCCCAGATTATACTGGTTACGCATTAGGTTATGGACTAGAAACCTTCTTGGGCCCCGTGGAAGTGAAATATTCGTATTCTCCAGAAATCAAACAAAATGAATGGTTCATCAGTGTTGGATTTTGGTTTTAA
- a CDS encoding 5-formyltetrahydrofolate cyclo-ligase → MKNKLRKKYASKRNELTPDQIEEFSLEIANRLLQLPIWDLEYYHLFLSIAEKKEVETEFILHILQGKDKNVILSKSDFNTRKLHNFLLTDTTVIKKNKWNIPEPVDGIEIPSEKIDVVFIPLLAFDLKGHRVGYGKGFYDIFLASCKPDVIKVGVSFFEAETMIPELEISDIPLDYCVTPYKTYIF, encoded by the coding sequence ATGAAGAATAAGCTGCGCAAAAAATATGCGTCGAAGAGGAACGAATTGACACCAGATCAAATTGAAGAATTCAGCCTGGAAATCGCCAACAGATTGCTTCAGTTACCTATTTGGGATCTGGAATATTATCATCTATTTCTAAGTATTGCTGAAAAAAAAGAGGTTGAAACCGAATTCATCCTTCACATTTTACAAGGAAAGGATAAAAATGTAATCCTTTCAAAAAGCGATTTTAATACAAGAAAACTACATAATTTTTTACTTACGGACACGACCGTTATAAAGAAGAATAAATGGAATATTCCAGAGCCTGTTGACGGAATAGAAATTCCTTCCGAAAAAATCGATGTTGTCTTTATTCCCTTGCTTGCTTTCGATCTAAAAGGCCATAGAGTGGGGTATGGGAAAGGCTTTTACGACATCTTTCTGGCATCCTGTAAACCAGATGTAATAAAAGTTGGGGTTTCATTTTTTGAAGCTGAAACTATGATTCCTGAATTGGAAATTAGTGATATTCCACTAGATTACTGTGTTACGCCCTATAAAACATATATTTTTTAA
- a CDS encoding ATP-dependent zinc protease, translating into MEKRVIGKFDKADFPMLKMENIAIKIDTGAYTSSIHCNNIVEKEDALHCTFLDEEHPLYNGKEIVFKDYDIVFVRSSNGIIQKRFQVQSTIKIFNKLYKISLSLSARQEMRYPVLIGRKFLTKKFIVDTELTDVSYNLKLNEHKNTVKK; encoded by the coding sequence ATGGAGAAAAGAGTAATAGGAAAATTTGACAAAGCCGATTTCCCGATGTTGAAAATGGAAAACATCGCAATAAAAATCGATACAGGAGCATATACTTCATCCATTCATTGCAATAATATTGTGGAAAAAGAAGATGCATTGCACTGTACTTTTTTGGATGAAGAGCATCCACTTTACAATGGAAAAGAAATCGTTTTTAAAGATTATGACATTGTGTTTGTACGGAGCAGCAATGGCATTATTCAAAAGCGGTTTCAGGTGCAATCCACCATTAAAATTTTTAATAAGCTTTATAAAATTTCGCTTTCTTTATCTGCCAGGCAGGAAATGCGTTACCCCGTGTTAATAGGCAGGAAATTCCTTACCAAAAAGTTTATTGTAGATACCGAGTTAACAGATGTCTCTTATAATTTGAAACTAAATGAACATAAAAATACTGTCAAGAAATAG
- a CDS encoding PAS domain-containing sensor histidine kinase codes for MLNDLQLNNILEDFDIAYWKIDLLTKEISWSDHFEALVGTPPADESIFEYFMNNVLHKDYRYDFRVAFENLTSGSEDLNQEIRLKLKNEKFRWFECRDLKSKDSNNTETAVLLFVNIHQSKRDQYTIEENFFYYRETAEMTTTGGWYMDINTKSIYWDDVTKKILDCPKDFNPDYDKRLQFYASEHQEQANSIFEKCEKYGIPFKTELKMVTLYGREFWVQATGKPVYNEEQQIIGIRGVLQNIDDNKSNELNLQNSLDIIAAQNSRLFNFAHVVSHNLRSHSSNLSLVVQLLNEAKNAQDKIDLIENVEDISENLDVAISRLNDMVSHQNLLKKERTVVSFKQSLDIVISSVSSLINRESAKIIAEFKALKEISYIPEYLESILLNLITNAIRYKQPGRVPVIFIQTYSVNDQNFMEISDNGIGIDLDQYGDKMFGMYKTFHRNPDAKGIGLFITKNQVETMGGSISVTSTVNIGTTFKIKF; via the coding sequence ATGCTCAACGACCTTCAGTTAAATAATATTTTAGAAGACTTTGACATTGCCTATTGGAAGATCGATCTTCTTACAAAAGAAATTAGCTGGTCCGATCATTTTGAAGCATTGGTGGGCACTCCTCCAGCTGATGAATCCATATTTGAATATTTTATGAACAACGTCCTTCACAAGGACTATAGGTACGATTTTCGCGTTGCTTTTGAAAATCTTACATCGGGCTCCGAGGACTTGAATCAAGAAATAAGACTGAAACTCAAGAACGAGAAATTTAGATGGTTCGAATGCCGGGATTTAAAAAGCAAGGACAGCAACAATACAGAAACTGCGGTGCTGCTGTTTGTAAACATCCATCAATCCAAAAGGGACCAATATACCATAGAGGAAAACTTCTTCTACTACCGGGAAACAGCAGAAATGACCACAACCGGGGGATGGTATATGGATATTAACACCAAATCGATCTATTGGGACGATGTTACCAAAAAAATCTTGGACTGTCCAAAAGATTTCAATCCAGATTACGATAAAAGGTTACAGTTCTATGCTTCGGAACATCAGGAACAAGCCAATTCCATATTCGAAAAATGTGAGAAATATGGGATCCCCTTTAAGACAGAACTTAAAATGGTTACGCTTTACGGGCGTGAATTTTGGGTACAAGCAACTGGAAAACCTGTTTATAATGAGGAACAGCAAATTATAGGAATTCGGGGAGTCCTTCAAAATATAGATGACAATAAAAGCAATGAGCTCAATTTGCAGAACTCATTGGACATTATTGCGGCCCAGAATTCCAGATTGTTCAATTTTGCCCATGTGGTGTCCCATAATCTAAGATCGCACAGCAGTAATTTAAGTTTGGTAGTACAATTGCTAAATGAAGCAAAAAACGCACAAGACAAAATTGATCTTATAGAGAATGTAGAAGATATATCAGAAAATCTAGATGTAGCTATTTCAAGGCTCAACGATATGGTTTCCCATCAAAATCTTTTGAAAAAGGAGCGAACGGTGGTTTCTTTCAAGCAATCTTTGGACATTGTTATTTCTTCGGTGTCTTCGTTGATCAACAGGGAAAGCGCCAAAATAATAGCAGAATTTAAGGCTTTGAAAGAAATTTCATATATTCCTGAATACTTGGAAAGTATTTTACTAAATTTAATCACTAATGCTATTCGATATAAACAACCTGGAAGAGTCCCTGTTATTTTCATACAGACCTACTCTGTTAACGACCAGAATTTCATGGAGATAAGCGATAATGGAATTGGTATCGATCTGGATCAATATGGCGATAAAATGTTTGGTATGTACAAAACATTTCACCGTAATCCAGATGCTAAAGGTATAGGCTTGTTTATCACCAAAAATCAGGTGGAAACGATGGGAGGGTCTATTTCTGTTACCAGTACCGTGAATATTGGAACAACGTTTAAAATTAAATTCTAG
- a CDS encoding response regulator → MGQKMELACIIDDDKIYVNLVRKIIEIKKLSENLLIFKNGLEALEYFKIILTNMTEEKLPDIIFLDLNMPVMDGWEFLGEFIKIKNQFDKKITLYVVSSSIDPRDLERAKSFNLVTDYLIKPIELKKFEKIFDRVASVA, encoded by the coding sequence ATGGGGCAAAAAATGGAGCTAGCGTGTATTATCGATGATGATAAAATATACGTGAACTTAGTAAGAAAAATCATCGAAATCAAAAAATTATCGGAAAATTTACTGATCTTCAAAAATGGGCTGGAAGCATTGGAATACTTCAAAATTATCCTAACCAATATGACCGAAGAAAAGTTGCCGGATATCATTTTCCTGGACCTAAACATGCCTGTGATGGATGGATGGGAGTTTTTGGGAGAGTTTATCAAGATTAAAAACCAATTCGACAAAAAGATCACGCTGTACGTGGTTTCCTCTTCTATAGACCCCAGAGATCTGGAAAGGGCAAAATCTTTTAATCTGGTTACAGATTATTTGATAAAGCCGATAGAATTAAAGAAATTCGAAAAAATATTCGACAGGGTTGCAAGTGTTGCTTAA
- a CDS encoding di-heme oxidoredictase family protein, translating to MNLKITLGLLMTFIFISCEKTSPSGPEQFEVLDDPVEGLSIEQQAQFLKGDIAFGEVFTTDRGLGPIFVSNQCASCHAGDGKGSLFVRFTRFGQSDTLGNQFLNMGGPQLQHKAIPGFEPEKLPSGATSSDLIAPAVTGLGFLDAVPDQALITLSDPNDMDGDGISGRPHYNTVPEYIRLRPNSIEKNGRYISRFGKKGAAYNLLHQTSAAYNQDMGITSLFEPIDPYSGLEVDPEVSTQTVNDLVFYLKTLKEPIPRDQDNPDVIEGKQLFVQIDCAKCHTPTLRTGFSPIKALSEKDFHPYSDMLLHDMGAGLDDNYTEGYALTSEWKTPPLWGLGLSKESQGGNYFLLHDGRAMSIEEAILLHGGEAEVSKNKFMDLVTEQKQKLIKFLESL from the coding sequence ATGAATTTAAAAATTACTTTAGGCCTACTAATGACCTTTATATTCATTTCTTGCGAAAAGACATCGCCAAGCGGCCCAGAACAATTTGAGGTATTAGATGATCCAGTGGAAGGATTGTCCATAGAACAACAAGCTCAATTTTTAAAAGGAGACATCGCATTTGGTGAAGTTTTCACCACAGATCGTGGATTAGGGCCAATTTTCGTTTCAAATCAGTGTGCCAGTTGCCATGCAGGAGACGGGAAAGGATCACTATTTGTACGATTCACAAGGTTTGGACAATCGGACACTCTGGGAAACCAGTTTTTAAATATGGGTGGACCCCAATTACAACATAAAGCAATCCCGGGTTTCGAACCGGAAAAATTACCTTCCGGAGCTACTTCTTCAGATCTTATTGCACCCGCAGTTACAGGTCTTGGTTTTTTAGATGCGGTTCCAGATCAAGCATTAATAACTTTATCTGATCCTAATGATATGGATGGCGATGGAATTAGCGGGAGACCACATTATAATACAGTTCCCGAATATATTCGGTTAAGACCAAACAGCATCGAAAAAAATGGGAGATATATCTCTCGTTTCGGCAAAAAAGGGGCGGCTTACAATTTACTTCATCAAACATCGGCAGCCTATAATCAAGACATGGGAATTACTTCTTTGTTTGAACCCATAGATCCTTACAGCGGGCTAGAAGTTGATCCAGAGGTGAGCACTCAAACGGTGAACGACCTCGTTTTTTATCTTAAAACACTAAAAGAGCCAATCCCTAGAGATCAAGACAATCCGGATGTAATTGAAGGAAAGCAACTGTTTGTACAAATAGATTGCGCCAAATGCCACACTCCCACCTTAAGAACCGGATTTTCACCTATAAAGGCTCTTTCTGAAAAAGATTTTCACCCATATTCGGACATGTTATTGCACGATATGGGTGCTGGTTTAGACGACAACTATACCGAAGGTTATGCCTTGACTTCTGAATGGAAAACTCCGCCACTTTGGGGATTAGGACTAAGTAAGGAATCGCAAGGGGGGAATTACTTTTTATTGCACGACGGAAGAGCAATGAGTATTGAAGAAGCTATTTTATTACACGGAGGTGAGGCCGAGGTTTCTAAAAACAAGTTTATGGATCTGGTAACTGAACAAAAACAAAAATTAATCAAATTCTTGGAATCTTTATAA
- a CDS encoding succinylglutamate desuccinylase/aspartoacylase family protein, translating to MGHIDKSNVLEILGKKILPGQGAVINLNMAKLYTTTSVEVPVIIERSKKPGPVILITAGIHGDEINGVEIVRQLISKGINKPVIGTVICIPIVNVFGFLNLSREFPDGRDLNRVFPGTKNGSLASRFAYQFVQKILPVADFCMDFHTGGASRFNVAQIRIQKDDEEGKKYAKIFNAPFTYYSKTIGKSYRETCKRLGKTVLLFEGGKSLDSNKDIAKFGVDGTMRVLKHMEMLKPRFICEDPPLDSIIIENSTWMRAKYSGLIHVKIACGKHVEKGEYIATITDPYGKFRHKVTASYAGYVINVNESPIVYQGDAIFHLSIPAKLPDEE from the coding sequence ATGGGTCATATAGATAAAAGCAATGTTTTGGAAATCTTGGGCAAGAAAATTTTGCCTGGTCAAGGTGCTGTCATCAACCTAAATATGGCAAAATTATATACAACGACTTCTGTGGAAGTACCGGTAATAATTGAACGTTCCAAAAAACCAGGGCCTGTTATCCTAATTACAGCAGGAATCCATGGAGACGAGATAAATGGAGTGGAAATTGTGCGCCAACTAATTTCTAAAGGGATCAATAAGCCTGTTATTGGTACCGTTATTTGTATTCCCATTGTAAATGTATTTGGGTTTTTAAATCTTTCCCGTGAATTTCCCGATGGAAGGGATCTTAACAGGGTTTTTCCAGGAACCAAAAATGGCTCTTTGGCAAGTAGGTTTGCCTATCAGTTTGTCCAAAAAATACTTCCCGTAGCCGATTTTTGCATGGATTTTCACACTGGAGGGGCCAGCAGGTTCAATGTGGCACAAATAAGAATTCAAAAGGACGACGAAGAAGGGAAGAAATATGCCAAAATATTCAATGCGCCTTTCACCTATTACTCCAAGACTATTGGCAAATCATATAGGGAAACTTGTAAACGATTAGGGAAGACCGTGCTGTTATTTGAAGGTGGAAAATCTTTGGACAGCAATAAGGATATTGCAAAGTTTGGAGTAGATGGAACCATGAGGGTCCTTAAGCATATGGAAATGCTAAAACCCCGTTTTATCTGTGAAGATCCGCCTTTGGACAGTATTATTATTGAAAACAGCACATGGATGCGCGCAAAATATAGCGGCCTAATCCACGTAAAGATAGCCTGTGGCAAGCATGTAGAAAAAGGGGAATATATAGCTACCATTACAGATCCTTATGGGAAATTCAGGCATAAAGTAACTGCTTCCTATGCAGGTTATGTAATTAATGTGAACGAGTCTCCAATCGTTTATCAAGGAGATGCTATATTTCATTTATCTATCCCCGCTAAATTGCCCGATGAAGAATAA
- the uvrC gene encoding excinuclease ABC subunit UvrC codes for METTPLKIQLQTLPDSPGVYQYYDKNGKILYVGKAKNLKKRVASYFSKSHDSHRIDVMVKKIHDIKHIVVNSETDALLLENNLIKKYQPRFNVMLKDDKSYPWICIKNERFPRVFPTRRLIKDGSEYYGPFTSFKTVNTLLDLIKGLYQLRTCNYDLAAEKIKNGKYKVCLEYHLGNCKGPCEGLQAEKEYNENIEAIRNIVKGNFKESLQLFHQQMKDHADKMEFEDAQRIKEKIHVLENYQSKSTVVNPKINNVDVFSIVSDEGYGYVNFLQISHGAIIRSHTIEMKKKLEETDKELLELGIIEIRQRFNSMSKEIYVPFKVDVGEDIKITVPKLGDKKSIIDLSHRNARYYRQEQFKQMKIVDPDRHVNRIMAQMKEDLRLGVEPRHIECFDNSNIQGTNPVAACVVFKNGKPSKKDYRKFNIKTVEGPDDFASMEEVVFRRYKRLLNEEEPLPQLIIVDGGKGQLSSGVKALEALGLRGRIAIIGIAKRLEELYYPGDSIPLYLDKKSETLKIIQQLRNEAHRFGITFHRNKRSSEALNTELESISGIGDKTVVELLKHFRSLKRVKEATLEELAPVIGNSKASIIYNKYHSD; via the coding sequence ATGGAAACAACGCCCCTAAAAATACAATTGCAAACGCTTCCCGACAGCCCGGGGGTTTATCAATATTACGATAAGAACGGGAAAATCCTGTATGTAGGGAAAGCTAAGAACCTTAAAAAAAGGGTTGCCTCCTATTTCTCAAAATCCCATGACAGCCATAGGATAGATGTAATGGTAAAAAAGATCCACGATATTAAACATATTGTGGTGAATTCTGAAACCGATGCGCTGTTGTTGGAAAACAATCTTATTAAGAAATATCAGCCACGGTTTAATGTGATGCTCAAGGACGATAAGAGCTATCCTTGGATATGTATTAAAAATGAACGTTTTCCCCGAGTGTTTCCTACCAGAAGGTTAATAAAAGATGGCAGTGAATATTATGGACCGTTTACAAGTTTTAAAACCGTTAATACCTTGCTGGACCTTATTAAAGGCCTATATCAGTTGCGCACCTGTAACTATGACTTAGCTGCAGAAAAGATAAAAAATGGCAAATATAAGGTGTGCCTTGAGTATCATTTGGGTAATTGCAAAGGACCTTGCGAAGGTTTGCAGGCAGAAAAGGAATACAATGAAAATATTGAAGCGATCCGGAATATCGTAAAAGGGAATTTTAAAGAGTCCTTGCAATTGTTCCATCAGCAAATGAAGGATCATGCGGATAAAATGGAGTTTGAAGATGCGCAAAGGATCAAGGAAAAGATCCATGTGCTGGAAAATTATCAGTCCAAATCTACCGTGGTAAATCCAAAGATCAATAATGTAGATGTCTTTTCTATTGTGAGTGATGAAGGATATGGATATGTGAATTTCTTACAGATCTCCCACGGTGCGATCATTCGCTCTCATACCATAGAGATGAAGAAAAAACTGGAGGAGACAGATAAGGAATTATTGGAACTTGGAATCATTGAAATACGGCAACGATTTAACTCGATGTCCAAAGAAATATACGTGCCTTTTAAAGTAGATGTTGGGGAGGACATTAAGATCACTGTTCCAAAACTGGGAGACAAAAAGAGCATTATAGACCTCTCCCATAGAAATGCAAGATATTACCGCCAAGAACAATTCAAGCAAATGAAAATTGTGGATCCAGATAGGCACGTTAATAGGATCATGGCACAGATGAAGGAAGATCTGCGATTGGGTGTAGAGCCCAGGCATATAGAATGTTTCGATAATTCCAACATACAAGGAACCAATCCGGTTGCTGCATGTGTGGTTTTTAAGAATGGAAAACCAAGCAAAAAAGACTATCGTAAGTTCAATATAAAGACAGTAGAAGGCCCCGATGATTTTGCATCTATGGAAGAAGTTGTTTTTAGAAGATATAAGCGTTTGTTGAATGAAGAAGAGCCATTGCCACAACTAATAATTGTAGATGGGGGAAAAGGGCAGCTTTCTTCTGGAGTTAAAGCGCTAGAAGCATTGGGATTACGAGGAAGAATAGCAATAATAGGAATTGCGAAAAGGCTGGAAGAACTATATTACCCGGGAGATTCTATTCCGCTGTATCTCGATAAAAAGTCTGAAACATTAAAAATCATCCAGCAATTGCGAAATGAGGCGCATAGATTTGGAATTACATTTCACAGAAATAAACGGAGCAGTGAGGCGTTAAATACAGAGCTGGAATCTATAAGTGGAATTGGGGATAAGACCGTGGTGGAATTATTGAAGCATTTTAGGTCGCTTAAAAGAGTAAAAGAGGCTACCTTAGAGGAATTAGCACCCGTAATTGGAAATTCCAAAGCGAGTATTATCTATAATAAATATCATTCCGATTAA
- a CDS encoding ubiquinol-cytochrome c reductase iron-sulfur subunit: protein MERRKFIKSCCTVGLGLPLLGVGFQSCEAAHYATVKSDAEKLTVLKSEFITEGKSARSFVLLSIKEYGFPICLFKTSEDSYVASLLKCTHRGCELNVGGGIYSCPCHGSEFSTSGKVLEGPADQDLKTFKTTTDNDNIYIYVS, encoded by the coding sequence ATGGAACGCAGAAAATTTATAAAATCCTGCTGCACCGTAGGGCTGGGCTTGCCTTTGTTAGGTGTTGGGTTTCAATCATGTGAAGCTGCCCATTACGCAACCGTAAAAAGCGATGCCGAAAAATTAACGGTTCTAAAATCTGAATTCATAACGGAAGGAAAAAGCGCCCGATCTTTTGTGTTGCTTTCCATAAAAGAATACGGATTTCCAATTTGTCTTTTTAAAACTTCTGAAGATTCTTATGTCGCTTCCTTACTTAAATGCACCCATAGAGGCTGCGAATTGAATGTAGGTGGCGGAATTTACAGTTGCCCATGCCACGGAAGCGAATTTTCAACTTCAGGAAAGGTATTGGAAGGACCCGCAGATCAAGACTTAAAAACGTTTAAAACGACTACCGATAATGACAATATTTACATCTATGTATCTTAA
- the rimK gene encoding 30S ribosomal protein S6--L-glutamate ligase, whose protein sequence is MNIKILSRNSSLYSTRRLVEAAKKRDHHVEVIDPLKCDLIIEKKKPSIFYKGRVLEATDAVIPRIGASITFYGTAVVRQFEMNGVFTTTSAQSLMRSRDKLRCLQVLSRARLGLPKTIFTNYSKDVGEVIAHVGGAPLVIKLLEGTQGLGVVLAETQNAAESVIEAFNGLQARVIVQEFIKEAGGADIRALVVDGQVVGAMKRQGKEGEFRSNLHRGGTASIIELTDEEEAAAIKAAKAMGLGVAGVDMLQSSRGPLILEVNSSPGLEGIETATGRDIAKSIIRYIERHS, encoded by the coding sequence ATGAACATAAAAATACTGTCAAGAAATAGCAGTCTTTATTCTACTAGGCGACTTGTTGAAGCTGCCAAAAAAAGAGATCATCACGTAGAGGTTATAGATCCCCTAAAATGTGACTTGATTATTGAAAAAAAGAAGCCTTCTATTTTTTATAAGGGGAGGGTTTTAGAAGCAACAGATGCCGTAATCCCCAGGATTGGCGCATCCATCACCTTTTATGGTACGGCAGTAGTGCGGCAGTTTGAAATGAATGGTGTCTTTACCACAACTTCTGCCCAATCTTTAATGCGCAGCAGGGATAAATTAAGATGTTTACAGGTTTTATCCAGAGCCAGATTGGGTCTGCCAAAAACAATTTTCACAAACTACTCTAAAGATGTGGGAGAAGTGATCGCTCATGTAGGAGGCGCTCCCTTAGTTATAAAGTTATTGGAAGGGACACAAGGTCTAGGTGTAGTTTTAGCAGAAACCCAAAACGCAGCAGAATCTGTGATCGAAGCCTTTAATGGTTTACAGGCAAGAGTGATAGTCCAAGAATTTATCAAAGAAGCTGGTGGTGCAGATATAAGAGCCCTGGTGGTGGATGGACAGGTTGTTGGCGCTATGAAACGTCAAGGAAAAGAAGGAGAATTTAGGTCCAACCTTCACCGTGGGGGAACAGCCAGTATCATAGAACTTACAGATGAGGAAGAAGCTGCTGCCATAAAAGCTGCAAAAGCAATGGGCTTGGGGGTTGCTGGAGTAGATATGTTGCAAAGTTCTAGGGGACCACTTATATTAGAAGTAAATTCGTCTCCTGGATTGGAAGGGATAGAAACTGCTACGGGGCGGGATATCGCAAAATCCATCATTAGATATATAGAAAGACATTCATAA